In one Nicotiana tomentosiformis chromosome 6, ASM39032v3, whole genome shotgun sequence genomic region, the following are encoded:
- the LOC104100820 gene encoding V-type proton ATPase subunit a1-like, with product MEYIDNMPPMDLMRSEKMTFVQLIIPFESAHRAVTYLGQLGLLQFRDLNAEKSPFQRTFVNQVKRCAEMSRKLRYFKDQIHKAGLLPPPLPASQPDIELEELEIQLAEHEHELIEMNANSEKLRQSYNELLEFKMVLQKASGFLVSSSHTTDQETELDENVYSNDNHADTASLLEQEMRSELSNQSGVRFISGIICKSKVVQFERMLFRATRGNMLFNQAVADDEILDPSSNEMVEKVVFVVFFSGEQARTKILKICEAFGANCYPVPEDTTKRRQITQEVLSRLSELETTLDAGLRHRDKALTSIGYHLTKWINMAKTQKAVYDTLNMLNFDVTKKCLVGEGWCPIFAKTKIQEALQRATFDSSSQVGIIFHVMDAVESPPTYFRTNSFTNAFQEIVDAYGVAKYQEANPAVYTIVTFPFLFAVMFGDWGHGICLLLGALVLIARESKLSSQKLGSFMEMLFGGRYVLVLMSIFSIYCGLLYNEFFSVPFHIFGESAYKCRDATCSDARTVGLVKYKDPYPFGVDPSWRGSRSELPFLNSLKMKMSILLGVAQMNLGIILSYFNAHFFSSSIDIKYQFIPQVIFLNSLFGYLSLLILVKWCTGSQADLYHVMIYMFLSPFEALGENRLFWGQSVLQVILLLLALVAVPWMLFPKPFILKRLHMERFQGRTYGILGTSEMGIDEEPGSARQHAEEFNFSEVFVHQMIHSIEFVLGAVSNTASYLRLWALSLAHSELSTVFYEKVLLLAWGYDNIVIRLVGLAVFAFATTFILLMMETLSAFLHALRLHWVEFQNKFYHGDGYKFKPFSFALLADDDD from the exons ATGGAGTACATAGACAACATGCCGCCAATGGATCTGATGCGCTCGGAGAAGATGACTTTCGTTCAGCTTATTATTCCCTTTGAGTCCGCTCATCGTGCTGTCACTTACCTTGGCCAACTTGGACTTCTCCAATTCCGTGAT CTAAATGCCGAAAAGAGCCCTTTCCAGAGAACATTTGTAAACCAG GTAAAACGATGCGCGGAGATGTCAAGAAAACTAAGATATTTCAAAGATCAGATACACAAAGCCGGTCTATTGCCTCCTCCTCTTCCTGCTTCCCAACCTGATATTGAATTAGAAGAATTGGAG ATACAACTGGCAGAGCATGAACATGAGTTGATTGAAATGAATGCTAATAGTGAAAAATTGCGGCAATCATATAATGAGCTGCTTGAGTTTAAGATGGTATTGCAAAAG GCTAGTGGCTTCCTTGTTTCAAGTAGTCATACCACTGATCAGGAAACAGAATTGGATGAAAATGTGTACTCCAATGATAACCATGCGGATACAGCATCATTACTTGAGCAG GAGATGCGTTCAGAACTGTCAAATCAGTCTGGAGTTAGATTTATTAGTGGCATTATCTGCAAGTCCAAGGTTGTTCAATTTGAAAGAATGCTGTTTCGTGCTACAAGGGGTAATATGCTTTTCAATCAGGCAGTTGCTGATGATGAAATACTGGATCCTTCCTCAAACGAAATG GTTGAGAAAGTAGTCTTTGTAGTATTCTTTTCAGGTGAGCAGGCAAGAACAAAAATACTGAAAATATGTGAGGCATTTGGTGCAAATTGCTATCCTGTTCCTGAAGACACGACAAAGAGAAGGCAGATAACTCAAGAA GTTTTGTCTCGGCTATCTGAATTAGAGACCACTCTGGATGCTGGACTGCGCCATAGAGATAAGGCTTTGACCTCCATAGGTTATCACCTTACAAAATGGATAAACATG GCTAAAACACAAAAGGCAGTGTATGACACGTTAAATATGCTAAATTTCGATGTTACAAAGAAGTGCCTTGTGGGTGAGGGCTGGTGTCCAATATTTGCTAAAACCAAG ATACAAGAGGCTTTGCAGCGTGCAACATTTGATAGCAGTTCACAAGTGGGGATTATATTTCATGTGATGGATGCTGTGGAGTCACCTCCAACATACTTTAGGACAAACAGTTTCACAAATGCATTTCAAGAAATTGTTGATGCATATGG TGTTGCTAAATACCAGGAGGCAAATCCAGCTGTTTATACCATTGTTACATTTCCTTTCCTTTTTGCTGTGATGTTTGGGGACTGGGGTCATGGAATCTGCTTGCTGTTGGGAGCATTAGTTCTTATCGCAAGGGAAAGCAAACTTAGCTCTCAG AAACTAGGCAGCTTCATGGAGATGCTCTTTGGGGGTCGCTATGTACTCGTGTTGATGTCAATATTTTCAATTTACTGTGGCTTGCTATATAATGAATTCTTCTCAGTTCCCTTTCACATATTTGGTGAATCAGCGTACAAATGCCGAGATGCTACATGCAG TGATGCACGGACAGTTGGTTTAGTAAAATACAAGGATCCATATCCATTTGGCGTGGACCCAAGCTGGAGAGGCAGCCGTTCAGAACTTCCTTTCTTGAATTCTCTTAAGATGAAGATGTCTATTTTGTTGGGTGTGGCCCAGATGAACCTCGGAATTATTTTAAGTTATTTCAATGCACATTTCTTCAGCAGCTCAATTGATATTAA gtATCAGTTTATTCCACAAGTGATCTTTCTCAACAGCCTCTTTGGATACCTTTCGCTTCTCATTCTTGTCAAATGGTGCACTGGTTCTCAAGCAGATCTATATCATGTTATGATTTATATGTTCTTAAGTCCTTTTGAGGCTCTTGGTGAAAATAGGTTGTTCTGGGGCCAGAGTGTGCTTCAG GTAATATTGCTGCTTTTGGCACTTGTTGCTGTTCCATGGATGCTCTTCCCAAAACCTTTTATTTTGAAAAGACTTCATATGGAG AGATTTCAAGGTCGTACATACGGGATACTTGGAACCTCCGAGATGGGTATTGACGAAGAACCAGGCTCTGCCAGGCAGCATGCTGAGGAGTTTAACTTTAGTGAGGTTTTTGTGCACCAAATGATACACTCTATTGAATTTGTACTTGGTGCTGTTTCTAACACTGCATCGTATCTTCGGCTTTGGGCTTTGAG TTTGGCTCACTCTGAATTATCTACTGTGTTCTATGAGAAAGTTCTCCTCCTTGCCTGGGG GTATGATAACATCGTCATACGGCTAGTGGGGCTGGCAGTTTTTGCCTTTGCGACAACTTTTATACTACTTATGATGGAGACTCTTAGTGCATTCCTTCATGCATTGCGTCTTCATTGGGTGGAATTCCAGAACAAGTTTTATCATGGGGATGGTTATAAGTTCAAGCCATTCTCCTTTGCCTTGTTAGCAGATGATGACGATTAG